The sequence AGAGTCAATGCAGGCATTTTGATAAAGGGCTGCTAATTGAAGAGGTTCGAGAGTATAGGTTGGATAGGGAGGAGGATCATAGAACTGTAGATGTGATGAAGGAAAAAGCTTATGATTCAGATCCGGAACATCATGGCTCTAAATCTATTCGTAAGGATCTGTGTTAACAAGGTGTTCGATAGTTACATCAGGTTGCAACCCGTACCtctaaacttaatttatgaTTGATACAATTTTGGTTTGGAATCTTTGTGGCTTGGGAAGGTCTCAGAAAAGATTGAAGTCTTTAGTTCGAAAATATAGTGTGGGAGTGGTGGGCATCTTGGAACCATTTGAGGATGCAAGGAAAATGACAAGATTGGCATCTTATTTGGGCCTCTCTAAGTTTTGTTGTAATGAGATTTCCGGGGGGAAGGTTTGGATTTTCTGGAAGGAAGAGTATGAGTTTGAGACGATGAATATGAATAATCAAACTCTGTCGGGTTGGCTGAGTTTAGAGTCTTATAAAATGTTGGTGACGTTCGTTTATGCGAAATGCACTCAGTAGAGCGTAGAGAATTGTGGGCCGAACTTGAAAATATTCAGATGAATGGCTAGATAAATGAGTCTCTGTGGTTGGTGATAGGGGATTTTAACGCGATTCACTTGGATACTGAACGTATTGGAGGAAATCCAAGATCGTTGCTGGCAATGGCTAATTTTAATGACTGCTTGGATAATTGTGGTCTTGTCGAAATGAGATTCCAGGGAAGAAGCatgtcttggtgtaatggccaTGAAGGATCGTCCAGAAGCTGGGCACGTTTGGATAGGGCAGTGGTAAATATtgctttctcaaatttatttgGATAGGCTTATATGGAGTATCTTATGCGGAAGTCGTCGGATCATTgtcctatggtggtgcatttgacTTTGCCGCGAGGCTCGTATGGTCCTTCCCTTTTTCGATTTCAAAATATGTGGTGTTTGCATGATTCCTTTTAGAACTTAGTTGGGGGTGTTTGGCGTCAACCAGAGCTGAGTAATGGTTTGTTGAAGCTGGCAGCAAAACTTAAAAAGTTGAAGACTGAGTTAAAGTGgtggaataaaaatatttttggtcatGTTGCGCTCAACCTTAAGGCGTTAGTGGAGAAAGTAGAGCTTCTTGTTTTTCAGCTTTAGGAGTGTTATGATCCAGCAGTGGAAGCAAATTTTTTGAGAACTAAAATGGAACTTGCAAACTGGGAGGCTAGGGAAGAGATTAAATGGGCTCAAAAAGCTAAGAGGAATGGTTAATGGAGGGGGATCAAAATTCTAGATTCTTTCATCCATCGGTTAACCAAAGATGGAAGTCTTCTACTGTGTCGTGCATGCACCTTGCAGATGGATCTTTGCTTTCAATGCCGGAGGAGGTTCATCTTGGTGCTGTGACTCACTTTAAAAGTTTTCTAATAGAGACACCAGTTTTGCAGCAAGCAGATATCTCGGATCTTATTCAGTCTTTGATTTCTGAAACGGAGAACTCTATGTTGTGTGCGGTTCCATCTGTTGAGGAGGTTAAGGCAATAGTTTTCTCTATTCCAAAATATAGTTCGCCTGGACCGGATGGCTTCGGTTCTAGTTTTTATATGTCCTGTTGTGAGATAGTGAAGGATGATGTGGTGGAGGCAGCGAGAGATTTTTTCAGTGTTACTCCTTTGCCATGATATTATTCCTCGTCGTACATAGTTTTGATCCCAAAAGTTCCAGATCCAAAAAGCTTTGATAAGTTCCGTCCTATAAGCCTTTGTTCAGTggcttataaaaaattttccaaGATTTTAGTTCAGAGGTTGACGTTGGTTCTTCCTAAGCTAATTTCACAAGAACAGGTGCGTTCATTCTTGGGTGCAGTATCTTTGAGAATATTACGCTAGCCCCAAAGATGGTTCACTCGATTATCGGAAAACTCAAGGAGGAAATATCATGATGAAGATTGACATGGCTAAGGCATATGATAGAGTTCATTGGCCTTTCATTTTAGAGGTGCTTAATGCTTTCGGTTTCCAGGCTAGTTTCTGTAGACTGATTGCAGAGTGTATTCAACCtccttggttttctattatgctCAATGGAACTtataaaggttttttcaaaCCATCTAGAGGTCTACAACAAGATGACCCTCTCTCGCCTTGCCTTTTTATTGTCATGGAGGAAATCCTTTCGCGGCTTTTTTCTCAGAAATTTGCGAAAGGAAGTATTGGTAAGTTCTATCATCCGATTGAGGCACCTTTGGTTTCTCATTTATTGTATGCTGATGATTTAATGATTTTCTCTAATGGAGACATAAGGTCCTTTCGGACTCTATTGAGTATTTTGGAACTTTATGGACATTGGTCCGAGCAGCAAATTAGCAAGGAGAAATTGGCTCTTCACTTTTCTAAGCATATTAATTTGTGTCGTCGTCGTGCTTTATTGAGGTGTTCGGGTTTTAGTGAGGGGTTTTCCCTGTGAATTATCTTGGAGTTCCTATTGTGTCTAGTCGGCTTAATGCTAGATTTTTGGAGCCTCTCGTTCAGAAAATTCGCAATAAAATGGCGGGGTGGAAATTTAAGTTACTATCGCAAGGGGGTCGTTTGGTTCTTTTGAAGCATGTTCTTTCCTGTATGGCAACTCATTTATTAGCTGTGTTGGATGTGCCGAGGGTGGTCTTGAAGAAGCTAAATTCCATGCTATCTACGTTCCTTTGGGGCGATGTGAATGGTAAGGCAAAGAAAAAATGGTTTTCATGATCAAAGATGTGCTTGCCTGTTCTGGAATGGGGATTGGGGCTTAGAGAGTTTGGGGATGTGCAACGATCaattcatatgaaatttgcGTGGCGCTTGTTCTAGGTCGATAATCTATGGACTCaattttttaaagcaaagtaTGTGAAGCATGGGCATCTTCTGCTTGCGAGAAATACGCAGGCTTGCTCTAAGTTTTGGAAAGCTGTGATGAAGGTCATGCCGGATGTCTGTGATAATTCTAGTTCGTGGGTTAGAGAAGGAAAAGtgtctttttggtttgataagcGGCTGGCTTCTGGACCTTTGTGCATGCGTGCACCTGTGAACGTTACCCTCTTCTTCAAGTAAAAGATTGTTGGACTGCTGCTGGGTGggacttttataaattaaaggcGTTGGTTGGCATGGAGGTTAGGGGGGAGATTTTAAGTAATTTGCCTGAATGGAAAACTGGGCTTGACATCCTAATTTGGAAACCAACGTCGGATGGAGATTTTTCGACTACAAGTGCGTGGGAGGAGATACGCCTGAAACAGGAACAATTTCCTGGCATGGATTGGATCTAGCATAAGCTCTTGCCAAAAAATATTTCGCTGTGCATGTGGAGGGCGAGATTTCATTGTTTAGCCGTGGACTCTAGAGTGAAACAGAGTGGAATTTCATTGGCCTCCAGGTGTGATTGATGCATCGTTCGACAATGTGAAACATTGGAGCATGTTCTGCATTCAGGGGAATTTGCTTTGAAGGTCTGGGATCGAGCTGCTATGGTGTTGGGGCTTCCTTTGATACTTGCTGGGACATGGTGGGGAAGAGTTTCCAATTGGTTCTCATTGGCTAAGAAGTGCTCGCAAAGGGGTATTATTATCGGTTTGCTGCCAACGATAATCACGTGGAAGCTTTGGCAACGCAGATGTAAAATGCGTATGGAAGGTAAGGCCGAATCTGCTGAGGGGGTAtggattttgataaaattgtggCTTAGAATATTTATGGTTGAAGTGGTGAAAGCTGGATCAATCTCGCCAAGTGATGCACAGGTGCTGGATTTCTTAGACATTCCTACGGTGCAGTTGTATAAATGTCAACCATATTCAGTGGGGTGGGAGAAACCAAAATTGGGAGGTGCCAAGGTGAATGTGGACAGGAGCTATAGGGGGTAATCCGGGTTCGTGTGGGGGAGAAGGGTCAATGCAAATGCATGTTAAAAGTTATTGGTCAAGGTGAATGTGGATAAGAGCTATAGAGTTATTGGTCACCTCACCAATAACTCTACAAAGTTGTATCTTTTGATCTCCTGATGCAACGGATCTCGGTGCAAATGCATGTTAAAAGTTAATGCAAAACTGATGAAAGTTGGCATTTATTTTAGCATATGAGAATACTCTATGATTCACAGTCTGAGTTGGGTACtagaaattttaaatatatatatatatatatatatatatattgtggaaGGAGAAATTAATGTACTAAACAAAAGTCATATTAATTGTTACATTTTTAGAGGTGATTGTTGCATTTTCAAGGGAGGGGCCAAAGAAGGAATATGTTCAACATAAGTTGATGGACAAAGTAAGTAGCTCAATGAAAAAGATTCCAGGAACAGAATACTCCACAGGTGATAATTAGGTTATAGACACTGATTTTAGAAACTGAAACAAACATGGCTACATAttgttttattctcttgttctttttgaCTTATTATTTCTAATCATTATAGTTTTCATTTATCTGTTGTAATTGATGTTCTTGGCAGCTTACGGAGACTCAGTCCAGtagaaaatttttcaaaatgacatCACCAGATCAAGGTGAAAGAAATCAATGTTTCCCCCTATTCCATATTAAAGATGTGAAGACTAATGCATTTtgatctttgtaaatttatgttttattttaattagttgtgatgtattattatttattttattttttgtaaatttatgttttgcattgtgatgtaataacaatattatttattttacatttttatttatttattttgttaatttattttttgtttaaatccGGTTATAATCCGGATATCCGGTTACAATCCGGATATCTGGATTGAATCAGGTTATCCGCCCGGATTAAATCTACCTGATTCAATCCGGATTAATCCGGGCGGATAAGCATCCGGATTTTAGCATCCGGATCCGGTTATGGCTGGAAGTCCGGATTCGGATCCGGTTGAACACCCCTAACCAACGTGATACAACACTTCCAGTTATAAAACAatttagtaaaaaatttaattattaatttaatatattacccAAAGCTCACAAAtacattcttttaaaaaaaattctccatGACAAGAATTATGTGAAGTCTCTCaatcaaaccttttttttttttttctagatgtCATGTGGTGTCATGTGACTTAAAATTTTCTATCGTGTTAGGAGAcgcattaattaatatattcgACACAACTCATACATGCacttctattttaaaattatccgATCAATGTGAAACATTGGAGCATGTTCTGCATTCGGGGGAATATGCTTTGAAGGTCTGGGATCGAGCTGCTATGGTGTTGGGGCTTCCTTTGATACTTGCTGGGACATGCTGGGAAGAGTTTCCAACTAGTTCTCATTGGCTAAGAAGTGCTCACAAATGGGTATTATTATCGGTTTGCTGCCAACGATAATCAAGTGGAAGCTTTGGCAATGCAGATGTAAAATGCGTATGGAAGGTACGGCCGAATCTGCTGAGGGGGTATGAATTTCGATAAAATTGTGGCTTAGAATATTTATGGCTGAAGCGATGAAAGCTGGATCGGTCTCGCCAAGTGATGCACAGGTGCTGGATTTATTAGACATTCCTACGGTGCAGTTGTATAAACGTCAACCATATTTAGTGAGGTGGGAGAAACCAAAATTGGGAGGTGTCAAGGTGAATGTGGACAGGAGCTATAGGGGGTAATTCGGGTTCATGTGGGGGAGAAGGGTCAGTCCGAGATGATTCTGGTAAAATAAAAGgtgttttttctgttttttttttttgtcagggCACGAACAATGAAGCTGAACTTCGGCCTCTTCTTGAAGGGGTGATTTTATGTAAAGAGTTAGGTTTTTTCAATTTGGAAATTGAATGCGATTCCAAAATGGTAGTTGATTGAATTGTCTCAGGTAAATACACGGTTTGGTATCTTTGAGATTTTTGGGAAGCAGTAGTGAAAGAGCTCCAAGGGGTGCATTTCTCTATAAGACATATTTATAGAGAAGCGAACAAAGTTGCGGATTTTTTGGCTCTATAAGACATACGTGTCGTTGCTCCTCCTACTCCTCCTCCAAAGTCCAAACGATTTCCCGCTGGGAGAAACAGAAAACGAATCTTGAATCGTACTTATCCTGGGAATTAAATTCCCCCCAACATGGATTATTCAATTCCAGACGGGGAATAAGTAGATTCAATCTCTCTTGACCCTGCAACTTCTTATTCTCATCAATCATTGTTAATGGCCAACGTGTGAATCGCGTTGCTTCGGGAATCCCATTTCTCTCCTTCCACCGGTCACCACTCCGTCCTATTTAATTTCACCATGCGTATCTCCAAGAAACCCGTTTCCTTTtgcctctccctcttctctcccacTGTCTCTTCCCGGATTCCACTTCACTCTGGAACACGAAGAGTAATTCGCGCCGCAGGTTTGTTTCCGTAGTTGGGTCTTGTCCCATTGGTACAACGGTTCATTACAGTCTTTCTTCGAGAATGGTTcgattttttgtttcttgattGTTGAAGATTATGGGTTTCTTCTGGGTCGGTGAGGCTGACAATTATTATGGGTTTACGGTTCTATTAATGTCTGTCACTATGCTTTCTGTTCTTATAACACTAATCTCGCCAGTGCTTTGGTGAAAGCTTGGTTGTTACGTGGAGGGTTGGTCTAGATTATGAGGTTGTAGTGTATGAAGATTCGAACCGGTATTGTATTAGTTGGTAGGTCATTCTGGGAGcaaaaagattatttgttttttaattgagGAATTGGATTTTTCGGTGTTTCTTGGAGCGTAGCTTGGATGATACCTATTGTTGGAAGCTCCTTTTGATTGACAACACAGGTAAGAACTTAAAGGTTTTCTTTGGCGGGAAAGattgttttcttgtttatcattttcatatggGAACACTAAGTTCTTTGATTTTGGCGGTTGGATGAGAAACGACGGGAAATGAGGATTTAGAGCAGTTCATTTTGAATTTTCGATTGGATCAGGCAGGCCTGCCAGTTACCtaaaataagaaagttttgaacTATTAGTTATTCAGTTAAGTTGTGATTGGTTTTGTTTGTATCTGGTGGTATCCATATAAAGGTAATGTATGCATAAATTCTTTATAAGTATGATGTATGCATAAATTAATCAGAAATTCAGAATAAAAGTTTTAGGTTCTTTATGGGGATTTTAGTGTGGGTATTTGATTTAATCTACgaagtttttattttgtaggaTTTGAAGTGataaattatgtataatgtaGAAATATCAAATTCGGAGCTGTGTTGATTTAACTGATGATTCTTTTAGTAGAtgtgttgaaaatatattttgggaattTGTAAAGGGTATGTGCATCAACaatatgcatgaaaaaaatgcataaatgcATTATGTGGCCTTGACTTTTGCTATTATATTGATATCATTCTCAATCACCAGCAGAAGCTAATCTTTTGTTTACCCCTCCACTACCCTTGCTAAGAAGTATCAGGAGCAAGTCAATTGCAGGCCGGCCATCCAATGGACGAGAGCCACAGGACTTCCGCTGGTGACAAATCACCAAATGTTCTTCATATGACAAGCAGTGATGGTGGCCATAAACCATTTATATGGTCATCTTCTGATGGAGGACACAATATTGATATAGGAAAGCATATCTTTTGCAACAGATCATTAAATATGAAGAATATTGTATCTGTCGGGTTTGATATGGATTACACTTTGGCACAATATAAGCCTGAGACTTTTGAATCACTTGCGTACAAAGGCACCATTAAAAATTTGGTCTACAATTTGGTCTATTGTGGTGTGTTCAGCATGTATGTAGCAGAACTCACGTTTGCTTATGTGCTTATAGCTCTAGGAAGCATTTGATATCGTTTTGTATAATAAATAACCTATGATACCTGGGTAATTTGTTTCCATTGATCGAGCATATCTTTCAAAGGTAGATATGTTGTTGTCCATTACTTCTATACTTTTTATACTCAAAATTGCACTATGTGGTTtgtttattaagaaaaatgacccTATGCAGTTACTAGATTGGTCATTTGATTGGAAGTACATGGTGAGAGGCTTGGTACTTGATAAAAAGAGAGGCAACATCTTGAAGGTtactctttgtttgtttttcacAGCATTGTTTACTAATTTAGGTTTCAATGCTATTCTTTGTTGCACAAACCTATGAAAAAGTGCTTCAGTTAATCATTATGTGCATTATACAGATGGATCGGCATAGGTATGTGAAGGTAGCCTATCATGGGTTCAGGGAGCTgtcgaaggaaaaaaaagttgggACCTACGGGAATACGTTGTTACGGGATTCTTTTGATGAGCCTGACTATTCTCTCATTGATACCCTTTTTTCACTAGCTGAAGCCTACTTGTTTGCTCAACTGGTTGATTTCCGAGACAGAAATCCCGGAAAAGTTTCAGAGCATGTTGAGTAAGAGTAGTGCTTACTTTGTTCTTTTATCTGCTTTTTCTTTCGGCTTATTTGAGGATTTTTAATAACTATATAGTGGTCACTGACATGCACTCCATAGAACACTGGTTTATACAATTACATCCATTCTACATACCTTTCTTTTTGCAATATCAATGGTCTAAATTTCTTTTCCAGCTACGCTCATATGTACAAAGATGTTCGTGCTGCAGTCGATctgtgtcaccgtgatggaacTTTAAAGCAAACGGTTGCAAAAGATCCTGAACAGTAAGAATTTGAGCTATAATAAATGTCACAGCCAAGGGTGTTCTTAACTTTATATAtgcttgattattttaattactgcTTACATTTATTTTAGCTAATATATTTTcccttgttttttctttgattcTCAACTAGATATATCAACAAAGATACCTCGATGGTGCTGATGCTCAAAATGCTCAGAGATTTCGGTCGTTCTACATTCTTTGTGAGTAACCTTGGTTGTATCTCTTACAGTTTATGGGACTATACAAACATTGTGATGAACTTCCTCTGTGAATTATGTACAATGAAAAGCAGTAacagaataaattttgactGGCTTCAGTACTTTGATGTCGTGATCACCGGCAGGTACATATTATACTTGTAACTTTCTGTGCACTTTTCTAGTCTGTTATAATGTCCATCTTCTTTCTGAATTGTTCTTTAACAATTTAACTGGAATCAATGGTCTATTCAAAAAGTTTCTTTAGTCTTTTTTGGAGAGGCCACAAGATCTCTTCAAATGTATTTCTCAGAATTCcttgaaactttttctttttttttttttgataaagagCCGAGAATCACCTGTCCACGAGTGATAAAGAGGTAGCTTGTTTGCAGAGATTTGGGGCAGTTATCAAGTTTTTATGTTAAAACCAAGGATTTGTTCTATCATTAAATATGAAGGATATTGTATCTGTCGGGTTTGATATGGATTACACTTTGGCACAATATAAGCCTGAGACTTTTGAATCACTTT comes from Juglans microcarpa x Juglans regia isolate MS1-56 chromosome 8S, Jm3101_v1.0, whole genome shotgun sequence and encodes:
- the LOC121244348 gene encoding cytosolic purine 5'-nucleotidase-like; protein product: MLLSITSILFILKIALCGLFIKKNDPMQLLDWSFDWKYMVRGLVLDKKRGNILKMDRHRYVKVAYHGFRELSKEKKVGTYGNTLLRDSFDEPDYSLIDTLFSLAEAYLFAQLVDFRDRNPGKVSEHVDYAHMYKDVRAAVDLCHRDGTLKQTVAKDPEQYINKDTSMVLMLKMLRDFGRSTFFVSNLGCISYSLWDYTNIVMNFLCELCTMKSSNRINFDWLQYFDVVITGRYILYL
- the LOC121244191 gene encoding uncharacterized protein LOC121244191; translated protein: MRISKKPVSFCLSLFSPTVSSRIPLHSGTRRVIRAAVSGASQLQAGHPMDESHRTSAGDKSPNVLHMTSSDGGHKPFIWSSSDGGHNIDIGKHIFCNRSLNMKNIVSVGFDMDYTLAQYKPETFESLAYKGTIKNLVYNLVYCGVFSMYVAELTFAYVLIALGSI